ATAGCACACCAATCTTTTCTCTAAGTTGATTGATAAAAATGCAAGCACACTCCGTTTTATTAATAGCTCCGGTGAGTTTTCGCATGGCTTGTGACATTAAACGTGCCTGTAACCCCATCTTGCTGTCACCGATATCCCCTGCTAGTTCACTACGAGGCACCAATGCTGCTACAGAATCAATGACTAAAACATCTATCTCGTAAGAATTAATCATCTTTTCCGCTATGTCCAGCGCTTGCTCACCATCATCTGGTTGCGCGACATACAATCTTTTTGCATCTATGCCCAAGCGTTCTGCATAGCTTCTATCAAAAGCATGCTCCGCATCAATAAAAGCAGCTAGCTTCCCTCTCTTGTGCGCCTCTGCAATACAGTGTAAAGCAAGGGTGGTCTTGCCAGAAGACTCTGGCCCATAAATCTCAATAATTCTGCCACGAGGTATTCCACCCACCCCTAGTGCTAGGTCTAAACCCAAAGAGCCTGTGGAGATGACAGGAATATCTACTATATGATTGTCGCTTAACCGCATAACTACTCCGGGGCCATACGTCTTTTCTAGTTTATCAATGGCAACTTGTAAAACTTTTGGTTCTTCTGTATGATCAGTCATATAGTATAAGTTTTAAAAAATAAAAATGGCCTAAATTTTTTAGTAGTTTACTACAGAGCTATTCAATAATATGACCATGCTACGAAAAAAAATTAAACCCATCCCTTCTAAAGCGTATGGGCAGAATTCCCTATATAAAGATAGTACATTTATTTGATATAGCATCCCAGCAGCTCTATCTTGTATACAAGGTAGAGCTGCTGCACAATATCTCGTATCTTTGGTAAAGCTCCAAATGGGTAGGCTACCCTTTTAAATTTTTTAATATAAAAAGTTGAAAACTTATTTCTTAAGCAAGCAGAAAGCAATGCTTATACCATCTATCATGCAACTACTATTAGTCATGAGTTGGCTACATACAGCTGCTGCTTTACCCATCAAAGAGGTAATCATAGGCGTCAATGCTAAACACAAGCAAGCCTTACACAAGCACTCTATTTATCAGCCCCACGCAACTTTTTTAGGTATGCCTATTGAAAAATGGCTCTATCAATGGGGAGAAAATTATCACAGTGTTGAAAAGATAAAAAATGAAATAGCCTCTATTCAGCAAGCATATGCCTACCGCATCGGTAAAGCAGTAGGTGAAAAAGAAAAAATGAAGTGCATCGCCAAACGAGATCGACTTATTAAGCGCAAAGAATATACCATAGCAAATGGGAACCGCCTCATGCGTATGGGTGAAAAACCCTTACACTATGACCCAATATATGTACACCATAATGAAAAAATATTTTTAAACTACCTACATGCCAAAGGATATTTAGATGCTGAAATTACACCTAAAACTGATTTTAAAAAAAAAATAGTATGTGTTACCTATTCCATAAAGCCAAAACATTTGTATAGCATTGCTTCAACAAGTTTACAAATAAATTATAAACCAATACGAGCGCTATTAGCTAGCCACCATGATGAAAGTTTCATTAAGGTAGGTTGCCCTTATCAATATCAAGATTTTGTTAACGAACAAGCGCGTATTATCAACTTATTGTCTGACCATGGTTACTTTGAATGTGATGAACAATATGTATACTTTAAAGCGTATCTATCAGAGAAAAATCATACTATGACTGTGACTACTATAGT
The nucleotide sequence above comes from Cardinium endosymbiont of Sogatella furcifera. Encoded proteins:
- the recA gene encoding recombinase RecA encodes the protein MTDHTEEPKVLQVAIDKLEKTYGPGVVMRLSDNHIVDIPVISTGSLGLDLALGVGGIPRGRIIEIYGPESSGKTTLALHCIAEAHKRGKLAAFIDAEHAFDRSYAERLGIDAKRLYVAQPDDGEQALDIAEKMINSYEIDVLVIDSVAALVPRSELAGDIGDSKMGLQARLMSQAMRKLTGAINKTECACIFINQLREKIGVLFGNPETTTGGNALKFFSSVRLDIRSLTPLKESDGTVSGKRTRVKIVKNKVAPPFRVVEFDIVYGEGISKVGELIDIGVELGIVKKAGSWFSYEEHKLAQGREASKEFLKDQPELCNKIETDIKAKIADAMYKV